The window TGACGCAGGCGCAATACTTCCGTCAACGCTGGAATTCGGATGCCGTCGGCTTGATGCTGTTCATCGTGCTCGGCGCGTTGATGATTCCCTATTTGCTCGTCGGCGTCATTGGCGGCTCAGTCACCTTGCGTGAAATCACCAACGGCCAAATTCCCGAATGGGCCGGCGGTTTGTTGATCTGCACGGTGATCTTGATTTATGTCACGTATGGCGGCATGCGCAGCACCGCCTGGGTCAACACTTTGCAAACGATTGTGTTCGTGGGCTTCGGCGTCATTGCGTTTTATGTGATTGTCAACAAATTGGGCGGATTGACAGGCGCGCTCAATATCGTTGCCGAGAGAAATCCCGAGCTGTTGATGCGCGGCGACAAAATCAAGCCGCTGCAATTTTTGACCTACACCTGCGTGCCGCTTTCCGTGGGCATGTTCCCCCACATGTTCATGCACTGGCTCACCGCCAAACGCGCCACGGCATTTCGCACTATACTGCCGTTTTACCCGCTTTGTATTATGGCGGTTTGGGTGCCCAGCGTGCTGCTTGGCATCATGGGCACGATCGATTTTCCTGATCTCAAAGGCCCGGCGGCAAACTCGGTTTTGATCAGCGTCATCGCCAAATATTCTCCCGATGTGCTGGCGGGCATGCTCGCCGCTGGCGTGCTGGCGGCGATTATGTCGTCGCTTGATTCGCAGGCCCTGTCACTCGGCAGCATGTTCACGAACGATATCGTGCGGCACTACGGCTTTCACGACAAAATGAGCGACAAGCAGCAGGTGCTGATCGGGCGATTGTTCGTGGTGGGCATTTTGGCGGTTTGCTTTCTGCTCTCACTCGTCGCGAATCGCAGCATTTTCAAGCTTGGCGTCTGGTCATTCACGGGTTATGCCTCGCTTTTTCCCATCGTGGCAGCGGCTTTATTTTGGAAACGCAGCACGAAATACGGCGCCATGGCTTCAATCGTGACGGTGGCGGTTTTGTGGATCTACTTTTTCTCGCAAGGCTCGGGCATTGTTACAGACAGCGGTATCATGGCAGTCGCCATAATTCTGGCTGCCTCGACTGCCGCGATGATCATCGGCTCGCTGTTGACCCAACCGCCGGAGCAATCGACGCTTGACAAATTTTTCGCGACGGATGGGCATATTTCTGCAAAAGAGGTTTCCTCGCGGACCGAAAAAATGCCCATTTCATAACCGCCATTGACGGCACACGCTGCAAGCCTTATGCGAATCGCCTACATCGCTGCGGGCGCGGACGAAAAGCCGGCGGGAACTTTTAACACAGGATGATGAAATGGCACGAATCGAGATTGGTAAACATCTGGCGGTAGATACCCGCGTTTGCGGCGGTCGCCTGATCTTCAAAGGGTCGCGTATACTTGTCTCAGACGCCCTGGAGCTCTTGCAAGCGGGTTATACACCGGAAAAGGTTGCGCAACAGTATCGCGACATCATTACAACAGAGGCCGTGCAGGAAGCCTTGTCTTTTGTCAAGCGCGGAATCGTCAAGGAGATCGCCGGTAAGGCAAGAGTTGCGGCATGATTGTCCTCGACCATAATATTCCCGAGGACGAAGTCGAGAAACTCCAGCAAAAGCGCGTCCGTTTTCGGCAAATCGGGCATGAAATTGGAAGACCGGAATGGGATGATCAACAAGAGATTTTGCGTTACCTGCATAATGCCAAACAAATGACATTTTTTACCCGAGACCTCGGCTTTTTTCGGCCGCGGCTTTGCCACCTGAATTATTGCCTCGTGATCATCACCGGGCCGGTGCAAGAAACGGCTTCGTTTATTCGTCGTTTTCTGCGCCATCCAAAGTTCAAGACTAAAGAAACACGAATGGGCTGCGTGTTGCGGCTCTCATCTGCGGGCATTGCATGGTGGGAGATCAAACGTGATCGCCAACAAAATATTTTTTGGTAGAAGACAAAAGCTGCGGTAGCAGGCCGCTGTTTTTCAAAATATGTGAATTTCTTATGCGAATCGCCTATATCGCCGCCGGCGCCGCTGGCATGTACTGCGGCAGTTGCCTGCATGACAATACCCTCGCCGCTGCCCTGCTGAAAAAAGGCCACGAAGTCGCCCTGATTCCTACCTACACGCCGCTGCGCACCGACGAGGCCAATGTCGCCGTCAATGATATTTTCTACGGCGGCATCAACGTCTATTTGCAGGAAAAATTTTCCTTGTTTCGCCGCACGCCGTGGGTGATCGACCGGCTGCTCAACAATCGCGCGTTGTTGAACTGGGTTTCCCGTTTCAGCTCCTCCACCAACGCCAAAGATTTGGGCAGCCTCACGGTTTCCGTGCTCGCCGGGGAGGGAGGGCATCAAAAAAAAGAGCTGGAGAAACTGGCGCAATGGCTCAAAGAATCCTACCGCCCGGAGTTGGTGCAGCTCACCAACTCCATGTTTGTGGGCATGGCGCATGAGTTGAAGAAAGCGTTGGGCGTGCCGGTTTTATGCGCATTGCAAGGTGAAGATCTTTTTCTGGACGAATTGATCGAGCCTTACAAATCACAGGCAAAAAAGCTGTTGCGTGAGCGGGCGCGTGAGATTGATGGTTTCATCGCTACCAGCCAGTATTATGCCGATTACATGGCGGATTATCTCGATATTCCTGCTCAAAAAATTCATGTCGTGAGGCTTGGCATCAATTTGCGCGATCATGGCAACGCGCCCGAGGCCAACAGTGAAAAGACTTTCGTCGTCGGCTACCTCGCGCGCCTTTGCCCCGAAAAAGGATTGCACCTGCTCGTCAAAGCCATGCAACAATTGGCGGAAAATTTTCAGCCGGGCGCCTTCAAGCTCAAAGTCGCCGGTTATCTCAGTCCGAAAGATCAAAAATATTTTGCGGATATTCAAAAGAAGATTCAGGCCTCGAGGCTGCGTGAGGCATTTGAGTATGCCGGTGAAGTCACGCGCGTTGAAAAGATAAACTTCCTGCAAAGCCTGCATTTGTTATCTGTTCCCACCGTTTACCAGGAGCCGAAAGGCTTGTACGTCTTGGAAGCGCTGGCGAATGGCGTGCCCGTGGTGCAGCCGCATCACGGCGCCTTCCCGGAATTGCTGCACGCAAGCAGCGGCGGCATTCTGGTGGAACCGAATTCAGCCTCCGCGCTCGCCGAAGGAATTTTGGCGTTGCGCAACGATGCCGCGCGCCGCAGACAGCTCGGGCGGCAGGGCAAGGCTGCGGTGCATCGCGATTTCAGCGACGAGACCATGGCAGAAGCAACGCTCGCCGTCTACCGTCAGTATTTGAAAGAATCAACGCAAGAAAAGGGAAGATCGATGGTTGCGAAAGAAACGGTTCTCGCTTAAATCGCCAATCAATTCTTTAATCATCAAACTTCCCGCTTCAATCTTCTGAGGAGAAATACATGGCAACACCCGAAGCGCAACAGCCGGGCATGACCTGGTTGATCTTCGCGCTCATGACGGTTGTTTCATGGGGACTCTACGGCGTTTTGCTGCACACCGGCCAAATGGCAATGGCGGATTCCGTCAACGGCCGTTATAAAGCATTTTTGTTCGTGGGTATTGCTTATCTGATCACTGCTGTCATTGGGCCGCTGATCGTTTTGTCCATAAACGGCGCGACCTGGAGCTTCACCGGCAAAGGCATGCTGTGGTCGTTGCTTGCCGGAACCGTGGGCGCGCTGGGCGCATTCTGCGTGTTGCTTGCCTTCGGCGCCAAAGGCACGCCCAGCGTGGTGATGTCGATTGTGTTTGCTGGTGCGCCAGTGGTGAATGCCCTGGTAGCGCTGCTGCATCCGCCGGCCGGCGGCTGGCAGAATCTGCGCTGGCAATTCATCGCAGGGATTTTGCTCGCAGCGCTGGGCGGATTTTTGGTGACGATGTATAAGCCGGCACCGGCGCCGCTAAAGCCAGCAGCAAGACAAGCCATCGAGACTAAGAACTAATTCAATCTTGCCAGTCTTGCTCAAGGTTAGTATCTTGTTGGAAAATTAGAGTCGCTGGAATTTGTTGTCAGAGGAAATAGCATGATTATAACACAAGCATCCGAAAAAATTCCCCTTCGAGAGGACCAAGACGGCGTTGTACGAGTTGGCGAGACACGTGTAACGCTGGATACGATAGTATCTG of the Cytophagia bacterium CHB2 genome contains:
- a CDS encoding sodium:solute symporter family protein — translated: TQAQYFRQRWNSDAVGLMLFIVLGALMIPYLLVGVIGGSVTLREITNGQIPEWAGGLLICTVILIYVTYGGMRSTAWVNTLQTIVFVGFGVIAFYVIVNKLGGLTGALNIVAERNPELLMRGDKIKPLQFLTYTCVPLSVGMFPHMFMHWLTAKRATAFRTILPFYPLCIMAVWVPSVLLGIMGTIDFPDLKGPAANSVLISVIAKYSPDVLAGMLAAGVLAAIMSSLDSQALSLGSMFTNDIVRHYGFHDKMSDKQQVLIGRLFVVGILAVCFLLSLVANRSIFKLGVWSFTGYASLFPIVAAALFWKRSTKYGAMASIVTVAVLWIYFFSQGSGIVTDSGIMAVAIILAASTAAMIIGSLLTQPPEQSTLDKFFATDGHISAKEVSSRTEKMPIS
- a CDS encoding DUF433 domain-containing protein, whose protein sequence is MARIEIGKHLAVDTRVCGGRLIFKGSRILVSDALELLQAGYTPEKVAQQYRDIITTEAVQEALSFVKRGIVKEIAGKARVAA
- a CDS encoding glycosyltransferase family 4 protein, whose protein sequence is MRIAYIAAGAAGMYCGSCLHDNTLAAALLKKGHEVALIPTYTPLRTDEANVAVNDIFYGGINVYLQEKFSLFRRTPWVIDRLLNNRALLNWVSRFSSSTNAKDLGSLTVSVLAGEGGHQKKELEKLAQWLKESYRPELVQLTNSMFVGMAHELKKALGVPVLCALQGEDLFLDELIEPYKSQAKKLLRERAREIDGFIATSQYYADYMADYLDIPAQKIHVVRLGINLRDHGNAPEANSEKTFVVGYLARLCPEKGLHLLVKAMQQLAENFQPGAFKLKVAGYLSPKDQKYFADIQKKIQASRLREAFEYAGEVTRVEKINFLQSLHLLSVPTVYQEPKGLYVLEALANGVPVVQPHHGAFPELLHASSGGILVEPNSASALAEGILALRNDAARRRQLGRQGKAAVHRDFSDETMAEATLAVYRQYLKESTQEKGRSMVAKETVLA